The window TAAAAAGAGTAAACTTAAAAAAAGTGTAGAGTTCAAATTTCTTGTAACATATAATATGATAAAGTGTTCAGGagtatataaaattattttttatacatcAAATATGTTGCTCTTCTGCTATTCAATATGTCATATTCAGTGAATCAGAGAACCAATATATTATAAGAATAATAAAGAACATGCTTCTCATTATTTGCCGCGAGCAATTTCCTTTATTACTTTAAACTTTTAAGCAAAATGTCTGAATTCTTAATTACTTATAAGATTCCAGAAGCATATTAGTATAATTAAGAACAAACCTTTGGCACATTAATACATTCCAGAAGCATATTAATATATTCCTCAAAGATTACCAATGCTTGCTAGCACATGTAGCACGCGAGACCAAGGGAATTCATAATTTCGCCTTTAAGTTCAAGAAAATAATCAATTATATCTTCTTCCCCCATTTATATACAAAGAAGATCAAAGATTTAGTCTAATGGCCTTATAGTTATATGCTTGCAaacaaaaaatacataaaaattattttaagatAGAGTAATGATAATCAAAGAACAAACCTTTGGCAACTGAAGTTTTTTTGTGCCGTTTCTAATTATATATGTTGTATCTGCTTGGTGTGGAAAGGGGGTTCTTTGATTCTCCATGGAGAAGAATCCGTGAAAGTGGATTACTATgactttttaaaagaaattggaaGTAAGATGAAACGGTTTCATGATTTTGACAGATAAAGTGGGAGTTCAAAAAAAGATCGACTTTTGTTGAGAAGAAAAAACGATTTTTGACTAAGCAGTTTGAGTTTGCGCTGTCAGACCATCGTGGGTCTGAAGCACGAAAACGGTAGATGTTGATATTTATTAGGTCAAAGACGCATAGGGAGTTATATTATGTGTTGGTTTCAgaatagtattttatttttttgaaattcaaattaaagaaaaaaactaATTTTACCTAATTTAACTAATATTCTCCTAAAATTTTCACATGGCATTTTCTTAACGCGACACTTGGAAAATTCTCACGGCTGACTTATTTCCTTTTAATAATAGATAAATATAATCAATTGGCATCCTTCATATTATTTGTCCTGATActcgaattaatataattagcacataCCAATCTTCTTAATGATCTTAAAACACTTTGAACTTTTTCCGGGATGTTACATGAATATCATGCACGATATATTAAAAACTAATTTCTATAGCAAATAAAAGTTTTCATTGTTTTAAATTACCAATTCATAACACATATTTGTCGGTACTTGTACATTATATATAgtcaataatagtaataatagtaTTACAATTCTTGCCTTAATGCTTTTGtccaattaaaagaaaaattcctaCTATTTACTTATGTAAAAATACAAGACAAGAAATATTCTTCAATAGTTTGGGCATGCTAATCACATGCTGGCTATCCTAATTGTGTGTACGTAGAAcgttgattattatttttggttgtaGAACACATCCGTTTAGGTTTGGATGAAATTATCTACAcgttaattatttttcttttttacacaCGAATGAAGAAGCTAGCAATGTTAACTGTTTCAAATAACCAAAAGGCTACCAAAAAATATTACCATGGCTATCTTTTCATTTTCCCAACAAAATAAAAATGTATAAGACATGAATGTCATGTGTAACACATTAGCAAAAGGCAACAACTCATCACAAtattaaaaaatgataaaatgttTTAATCGTACCACCAACCAATAACCATACTTATATAGTACAATGATTAGATGATGAGACCACTTATATGATTACTATTATTCTATGCACTATATTATTCAAAATTTGtgatattatttgtttttttttgtggtCATGTGTTGTCCCACACAACGTAGCCGTTATGCTAAACTAGAGAACGAACGTGAGTCCCATGCAAAACTTAGGGAGATCAGTTCGTTCATGTTGAAATAGGGGAAAGAAAATACCCATTTATTTTCTCTCTCTCATTCTTTTTGCCATTTGAGGGAAGTTGGAGATCTGTGAGAATTCTCCCGATCTCCCTCTTTCCTCTGGCAATCAATTCCCTTCTCTTAAATGTCATACATATTATAATAATTTCTTCTCTTTTACCACACCCAGTTCTTTAATCTCTCATTTTTACCAATCTTGAATTGGCCCAAGGTTCTTTGATTGGAATTGGAATCGGAATCAAGATCAGGAAAACCCATATcgtgttttcttttattttggagAAAAAAGGGAGATTTTTTTGTGGGAATTTgttgaaaaattggaaaaaatgggTATTTCTCATAGAATAATGCCAGCCTGTGATCAACTTTGTGTGTGTTGTCCGGCAATGCGGACAAGGTCCCGCCAACCTGTTAAGCGTTATAAGAAGTTGATCTCTGATAGCTTTCCTCGATCTCCGGTTAGTCTTGttcaatttttcatttttccttttttgattgAATTGAATTTGTTTGTCtccaattattttaatttgtttatcTTGAAATGAGTGTTAAAGTTTGAGAGATTTTCTTTACCTGAATTGGTAGTGGCCCCACAGAGCCGAGGGTGTATGGCTTACGCGCTAGCCTCTCCAGaccctagttgttgttgttggtagtGGCCCCGCAGAAATATCATTCATGCTACATCCTAAAAATGTTCCCAgctttatgtttctttatattaagaaatttgATATTCAGAAGCCTTTTAATTGTACAAATCACAATCTATTAGCCAAATCAGCTACTGTCTCTATGTCTATGAGTATCAGTAATATAGAAATCGGCCAGAACCCTGCTGCAGGTGTAGGATTCTTCCTGAAAGAAAAgactcttctttttcttctcctttagCGTTAACACCTTTTCATCAAAGATTTTTGCAGCATGAGCATTTCTTAAATGTTGTTGCTGCTCGCTAATCTAGCCGCTTCTTTGCTAACGTAAACAGTTCATTGATTTTGTACCTCTGAACCTTGGAGCTCCTACCTGATTCTGATGGCAACATTAAATTTTATTTCCTTGGGTCCAAAAGTTGTTCCACCTGTCAAAGTTCCTAGGTTCTAGCATTTTGTACTTTTATAAGCTGCCTCCATGGCTAGCTAATAATGTTCGTGCTTTTTAATTATACACAATTTGCTCTCTTATATATTCATCCAAAGTGTGGTGCCTATTACTTGGTAAAATATGTGAAAGGTCATTACTTGCCCAAATGAGCTTTGAACAATAACACCGCCTAACAGTTGTAGTTCTGGCTTAGTTGGAATTTAATTTAAGCTGGTGTGGATAACAAAACTTGGCCCCAGTTCGACTGGAGAGATGAAGAAACTTTAGCACAAATAGGTATATGTTGTTCATTTTAGAGTATGAATCTCTTTGGATTTTATTCCATCAATGGTAGCAGTGAGATGTacttttgaaatttaaatttgagtTTCTTGAATGATTTGAGGTAGGATATAACCTCCTTAGCATTTACTATGCTTCCTTTACTCACTTGCCGCATTATAAGCTTGATCTGTTATTGGTTTGAAAGGACTAAGTTTTTTCAAGCActaagtttcttttatttttgacaggATGGAGAGCCTAATGATCGCATGATCAACAAATTGTGTGAATATGCTTCGAAAAATCCACTTCGGATACCGAAGGTTGAGTTACTGAGATATTGAACAAGCTTGATAAGATGGACTTATTCTGCTTCTGAGTTCTACTTTctgatttttataaaaaaaatattcgttTATTGTTCCTTTTTCACCTTAAAATCATATAGATGGTATGCTTACAACCTTGTCATATTTGGATTCTCAAAGATTGTTAAGGTTTTTGATAAACAGCTATGCGCTAAGATTATATATTTACATTATTTAAAGCTTGAAGAGCTGATTAACTTTAATCTTTGGACAGATAACAAGTGTTCTTGAGCAAAGGTGCTACCGGGAATTAAGAAACGAGAATATTGGGTCTGTAAAGGTAGTCATGTGTATCTACCGGAAGTTGCTTACATCCTGTAAGCAACAAATGTAAGTCTCTTGCTCTTATTACATTGATAGGGGAAGGTTTCTGATCAAGAAAAGGATAAAGTCGTGAATATGTACTAATCTTTGTTAGAAGAACATTATCAAATGGAAACTTCTGCATTTTACtgagggaaagtgaggaaaaagAGGcttaaaatgaaaatttgaatgtattcctcATCTGCTACTGTGGTGGAGATCATTGCTTTCTTGCTAAACAATGGTGTTTGCTGATTTTCTTGTCGTTTTTTGTACAACGAGTCCTGAACTATTAGATACGCACTGCAGGCCACTATTTGCTGGGAGCTTTCTCAGTATAATACACATTTTGCTGGATCAGACGAGGCACGATGAAATGCGCATAGTTGGATGCCAAGCTCTTTTTGACTTCATAATTAACCAGGTCGATGGATCCTTCTTTTGGCTTTACCCTATAGTAGTGATAGTTATCTTGAAGATAAAGATCTGCAAGTTTTCCTTAACAGTTAAAGCTGATATTCTAATTTGACTGTGCATTGTGCAGAGGGACTCTACATATATGTTTAACTTTGAAGGCCTGATTCCTAAAATCTGTCTTCTTGCTCAAGAGATGGGTGAGGATGAAAGAGTGCTTAAATTGCGCTGCGCTGGTCTTCAAGCCCTGTCTGCTATGGTAAACTGCCAAATAAATTTCCTGTTATTTCCTTATGCTCTTTCTGAGGTATGAACTTTGTTTGATTAAAACCACGTTTGTGGAGATACACTCATGAACACTGAGGTTTCTTAGGAAAGAATGTGCTAGGACATTGACATAGATCTTTGACGACTTTAGATTTGTCAACATTCCGCATTTGTTGTATATTTGTGCCCCATAAACTAGGAAATGAAGTTTACAAGAAGTGTCCTATTGAAGCACAACTTCATCATTTGCTACTGCTTCCTCTGTTGATTATATATACTGCTTTGATAAAGTAAGTTGCTTATGAGTTCTTTCATGGTGAGTTTCACTTTAATGCGCGGGCTATCTGATTGGTGATGTGGTTTCTCAAAGTAAATAAATCCTTAATTTGGaagctatgttgctcggactctcgaAAATTATTGCCGGGTGCGTGTTGGATCCTCCAAAGgtagtgcatttttggaggatctgacATGGGTGCGAcatcattttggagagtccgcgcaatGTGATTTCGAAGTATATAAGATTGATGTAGATAATAATGGGGTTGATCCCCCACATGAACGGTggatttctgaaaattttaagttCCCTAGTTCAAATATAAGTTAGAAAGTGACTTTTGAATTTGAAACTAATTTGTAACTAAGCTTTAAAATTTATTATACTTAAAGTAAACTTTActggtgtgtttggtataatggAAAATATTCTTCTGGATAAGTCATTTCTGGTGTTTGCTAAGAAAATGTAGGAAGGATTATTTGGCGTGTAAGGATAGTGCATTTGCCATGAACATGTTGGAAAGACCATTTGGCATGTGGGGTGAAGCATTTGTCTTTTCAGTCTAAATGTATTGGACATTTTGCTATCAATCACTGTGGGCCAGATGGATAGAATCTAAGAATATGTTATGCTGGCAGTGGTGTTTTGTATTTGGCTAGAATATGATGGAAGGACTTTTAATATCAATACAAATCATAGAATTCCTGTGAAAAGAGCTGATTATATCATGTAAGGCCATTGCTTTTAATATCACCTTGTCTTGACTGATCCATGTTCAGATAGCAATTGTTGCTTCCCATCTTCAGCTTCTTTGCTTTgtaggactctttccctttgctatTCTGTCCAAACCTTCTATTCTTATTAACAAAAGGTCCTGTTACTGATTCTCAAAGTTGGAAAGAAGCAACAATAACATGCAGCTTCTGCTTGGTCCTTATGAGGATTCAGATATTATATAATTTTGATGTTTGTCTTTTCCATTTACTTTGTCAGTTTCTTTATCTGTTTCTCTGGATTCTTTAGGTAAAGTCTGATTTCATTTGTAATGGACAGTCTGAGCAATTCtgtttctttcttcaacttttcaTGTACAGATATGGTTTATGGGTGAGTTTTGTCACATGCCAGCGGAATTCGATAGTGTAAGTTATTGCAGACATTTCTATGCTTCTCTGGTTAATCggttgttgatataattggtatAGTATTTCCATTTTGCGAGGTCTTCTTATACCCAATATTAGAACTATTGTGTTGTTTAGGACAAATCTCTTATCTTTCACAAAGATTTTCTACTGCACCTAGTTCAAAATACCATCTTACATGTCTAGGATTATTCTTTTAAATTGGATCACATTTGTATTCGGTCGTTGAAAagctttatatatttttacatcaCAAAATTTTGATTTAGCCAATACTATGTGTGAAGAAAGAGAGAAGAATATTCTGAGAGTGGATTGTTTGATCTCTCTCAAGTTAGTGCGGATTACATGGTGCTTACAAGAAATTACAGCTCTATTATCAGCCCTATAATCTTGCTAAATTATATAACTATAGGATAAGGGATCCTTTTTATGTTTACAAATTCTTAATGATCTTCTTCAAGTTGGAGTGTCCATATTGTGCTCCTAACTCGTAGCAAATGTAAAATTGATCCTAAAGTTCCAAATGATTTTATAAGAATATCTGCTAAGTGCCCCATTTGAATTGACGAAGTGATAAGTGGTATTTTGTTAGATAAAGTGACAGTCTATTTCAATGTAGCTTGGTTTTCTATTGAACAAGATACCTATTATAGGTGTCAAAAATAATATGCATATTACATTGTCTAATGCAGGACATGAACACTTGTTTAAATTCTAACATTCTAGTACGGACACTTGGATTTTCTTAGGGAAGTATTGGGAAGTTCTGTCAGGTGATAGAGAGTattttggttttaatttcatttatcTTACCAGGTGGCGGCTGCAGTTTTAGAAAATTGTGAAGGCCCTAAGGAGAAGCTGGATCCTAATGATGATAATCAAGATAAGCAGAATCATGGAGTCCAACTGGCTTCTTCTGGGGAACACCAGATGTCGTCATCCCCCGATGAACTGAGAAGGGCTACTTCTTGGAGGAATATAGTAACAGACAGAGGCCTTAGTGTAACTGGGTATTTCCTCTTTCCATAGTCTTTATGTATGTTAATTATTTTTACCTTTGTAGATCGTCTCACCTCCAATTACAATTCTTTTGTGAACAGGGAAGATTCGAGAAACCCCAAGTTTTGGTCAAAGGTGTGCTTACATAACATGGCAAAGTTAGCTAAGGAGGCAACAACTGTACGACGTGTTCTGGAGTCCCTGTTCCGTTATTTTGATAATGCTGATCTTTGGTCTCGTGAACATGGAGTTGCCCTCGTTGTCTTGCTTGACATGCAATCTATTATGGAAAATTCAGGTGTTTGATCTTTCTTTAACCTCAGTGATtacccttttttcttttaattcttgGGGGGTTAAGCAGCATATATGTCACCTTAACGCCTTGGACTCACTCCATTCCTTCCCTTAAAATGCAGGGCAGAACACACACTTCTTGCTGTCTACTTTGATCAAGCACCTTGATCACAAGAATGTCCTTAAAAATCCAAATATGCAGATAGAAATTGTTGAAGTTGCCAGCTCCCTTTCTAAGGCAACAAAGGCTCAGCCATCTCTTACGATAGTTGGTGCGTTTAGTGATATGATGAGACACCTCCGCAAGAGCATACTCTGTTCTGTTGATGACTCGGAACTTGGGGAAGAAGTAATTCAATGGAACAGAAAGTTTTACACAGCAGTTGATGAATGCCTTGTACAGATGTCCCAGAAGGTGAAGTTCATGCTTTTATCCTCTAAAGTCTTAAATTTATGTAATTTCACTTCTCAAGGTCACCAAAATCATGCACTATGCCCTATTTACTTTTGTTCTAAATGAGGTTGTCAGTTTTGAGGATTTTGTTTAGTGACATTCTCAGAAGCATCGTCCTAGATCAGACAACATCGCCTGACAAGAAGGGAGATGAACATTTTAATATAGTGCCTAATTTTACATGAGTGTAGACAATGTAAACTCTGATCCCTTTGAAAAACAGGTAGGAGATGCTGGTCCTATTCTTGATGTGATGGCAGTGATGctggaaacaatttcaaatgtaACAGTTATGGTGAGAAATACGATGGCTGCTGTTTATCGAACTGCTCAGATAATTGCATCCTTACCAAATCTTTCATATAAAAACAAGGCAAGGAGGACTCTATTCTTGGCATCTTTATTTTCTCTTAGTGATGCTCTCGACTGACTGATTGTCAACTTTCTTGTTGTCATTTTTTACTTTTACCTTTCAGGCTTTCCCTGAGGCATTATTCCATCAAATTCTTTTAGCTATGGTCTCCCCAGACCATGAAACAAGACTTGTGGCACATCGTGTCTTTTCTGTTGTACTTGTCCCATCTTCAGTTTGCCCCCGTCCAACCTCTGTCCATCCACGGTCAACAAAGGCTTCTGGTATTCAGAGGACCCTATCTAGAACCGTTTCAGTGTTTTCTTCTTCAGCTGCGCtttttgataaattaaaaaaagaacaATCTCCCTCTCATGACAATGTTGCTGGAAAGGAAAAAACATTCAATGCTAAATCAATGGTGAAAAACCAATCAATGCTGAAAAGATTAACATCAAGCTATAGTCGAGCTTATACTGTGAAAAGAAATTCGTTACCTGGAACTGACGAAGGAAAAGAGATTGGTAACACAGAAGAGGAGCAGGTATGCATTTCAATGCAAACAGTTTTTACCTATGGTTGGAGAAACTAATGCCCACAAGATTATGCTTTCTTGATTGCCCCTTACCACAGTTCACTTCATTTCAGGATGGAATTTTTCTCAAGCTGAAAATTCGACAGATCAGCCTCTTGCTGTCTTCACTGTGGGTGCAGGCAATCTCTCCTGCAAATACTCCAGAGAATTATGAAGCAATTGCTCATACTTACAGCTTGGTGGTGTTATTTTCACAAACAAAGGTGGTGATGCTTTTCTTGGTAGTAGATATTAATCTGCATCACTGATATATTTTCCAATATCCATCTTAATCTTTATCTTTATCTTTATCTTtgctcttttgtttttctttaaatcTTGTAGAACTTGAGCGTGAGGTGGTTATGTATCTATAAACTTTGTATTCCTGATATGCAAGTTCTTTCAACCACTTATGCTAAATTCTTGAGAGATATTTTTCAGTAATGTCATCCTGAATTATCAAAGAAATACTCTAGGTACTATTGACTTTTCCTGCCGGTGTCAACTCTAGATAGTCAACTTTTTAGAAGTAAGAAGTTAGTCACACATTATGTAGTGGCAAATCCTAACATCTATTACAGATATAGAGGGCCTGTATTTTAAGGTAGGAATGTGATGGAAAGTTTTATGCtaatccatttttttctttttttatttggttGGGTGTgggggttttggggggggggggagtgtgGAATTGAGGATGTCGTGCCTTAAAGCCTCTATTTTCTGCAGAATAAATGAATTTCAAACCCTTGAGGGCAATGTTTGAAGCCCTGTTTTGCTTCGGATGTGTTCCCATCATGCAGAGCCAAAGTTTCGTACCTTTGAGGATAGGTTTCTTTTTTGTGATATAATGTTGTTATATGATGTTTGTTTGATGAGGCAAATCACAAAATTTTGACTGGTAACTTTGATGGAACCAGTGGAAGAATAGATTTCTAGAAAATAAACACAAATTCGAGGATTACAAAATCGAAAACagtgtaatattaaaaaaattgagGTTGACAAATATAACCTTTAATTGTCTTTCTTCTTCCAAAGGATGGACAACTTAACATGAATGTGGTTGTGGAATTTTCATAAGCAGCTGAACCCAGGCCTCAAATGTTCTGACTGAAATAAATCCATTAGAAGATTTTTCACTACCCTGGAACCTTCTTTTACTATAATCTAATTAGTGCACATTCAAGGTGGTAGGACCCGGCAGTATAAAAGATTTCGGGAAGTATTATTTAAGAGTTTCTGTTATTGGATTCTGCTCTATAATGAATTGAAATCTA is drawn from Nicotiana tabacum cultivar K326 chromosome 22, ASM71507v2, whole genome shotgun sequence and contains these coding sequences:
- the LOC107785681 gene encoding protein SEMI-ROLLED LEAF 2 isoform X2, with amino-acid sequence MGISHRIMPACDQLCVCCPAMRTRSRQPVKRYKKLISDSFPRSPDGEPNDRMINKLCEYASKNPLRIPKITSVLEQRCYRELRNENIGSVKVVMCIYRKLLTSCKQQMPLFAGSFLSIIHILLDQTRHDEMRIVGCQALFDFIINQRDSTYMFNFEGLIPKICLLAQEMGEDERVLKLRCAGLQALSAMIWFMGEFCHMPAEFDSVAAAVLENCEGPKEKLDPNDDNQDKQNHGVQLASSGEHQMSSSPDELRRATSWRNIVTDRGLSVTGEDSRNPKFWSKVCLHNMAKLAKEATTVRRVLESLFRYFDNADLWSREHGVALVVLLDMQSIMENSGQNTHFLLSTLIKHLDHKNVLKNPNMQIEIVEVASSLSKATKAQPSLTIVGAFSDMMRHLRKSILCSVDDSELGEEVIQWNRKFYTAVDECLVQMSQKVGDAGPILDVMAVMLETISNVTVMVRNTMAAVYRTAQIIASLPNLSYKNKAFPEALFHQILLAMVSPDHETRLVAHRVFSVVLVPSSVCPRPTSVHPRSTKASGIQRTLSRTVSVFSSSAALFDKLKKEQSPSHDNVAGKEKTFNAKSMVKNQSMLKRLTSSYSRAYTVKRNSLPGTDEGKEIGNTEEEQDGIFLKLKIRQISLLLSSLWVQAISPANTPENYEAIAHTYSLVVLFSQTKKSSHEALIRSFQLAFSLRNISIGGKGSLPPSRRRSLFMLATSMIIFLSKAYNFIPVVACAKAALTDKTVDPFLQLVDDCKLQAGTGNTEHAVKVYGSKEDDDDALKSLSAIQLSSNQTTEYFASIIVESLRNSYKNKTAAIKDQLLKDFLPDDVCPLGAQLVSETSGQIYQFGSEDDKSLDEVGDPTLPILEDGVPTENKNITNSHLSLQIPDLLTVTQFLDSVSDTTLQVGRLSVSTSDMTYKDMAGHCEALQAGKQEKMSHLMIAQASRENPFDFYGQDYIQANIKPPYNCVDTKSTPVEHTHVKHGSDSNLSNPFINVTPTPCATESKRHPNFFALPASSPYDNFLKAAGS
- the LOC107785681 gene encoding protein SEMI-ROLLED LEAF 2 isoform X1; translation: MGISHRIMPACDQLCVCCPAMRTRSRQPVKRYKKLISDSFPRSPDGEPNDRMINKLCEYASKNPLRIPKITSVLEQRCYRELRNENIGSVKVVMCIYRKLLTSCKQQMPLFAGSFLSIIHILLDQTRHDEMRIVGCQALFDFIINQRDSTYMFNFEGLIPKICLLAQEMGEDERVLKLRCAGLQALSAMIWFMGEFCHMPAEFDSVAAAVLENCEGPKEKLDPNDDNQDKQNHGVQLASSGEHQMSSSPDELRRATSWRNIVTDRGLSVTGEDSRNPKFWSKVCLHNMAKLAKEATTVRRVLESLFRYFDNADLWSREHGVALVVLLDMQSIMENSGQNTHFLLSTLIKHLDHKNVLKNPNMQIEIVEVASSLSKATKAQPSLTIVGAFSDMMRHLRKSILCSVDDSELGEEVIQWNRKFYTAVDECLVQMSQKVGDAGPILDVMAVMLETISNVTVMVRNTMAAVYRTAQIIASLPNLSYKNKAFPEALFHQILLAMVSPDHETRLVAHRVFSVVLVPSSVCPRPTSVHPRSTKASGIQRTLSRTVSVFSSSAALFDKLKKEQSPSHDNVAGKEKTFNAKSMVKNQSMLKRLTSSYSRAYTVKRNSLPGTDEGKEIGNTEEEQDGIFLKLKIRQISLLLSSLWVQAISPANTPENYEAIAHTYSLVVLFSQTKKSSHEALIRSFQLAFSLRNISIGGKGSLPPSRRRSLFMLATSMIIFLSKAYNFIPVVACAKAALTDKTVDPFLQLVDDCKLQAGTGNTEHAVKVYGSKEDDDDALKSLSAIQLSSNQTTEYFASIIVESLRNSYKNKTAAIKDQLLKDFLPDDVCPLGAQLVSETSGQIYQFGSEDDKSLDEQVGDPTLPILEDGVPTENKNITNSHLSLQIPDLLTVTQFLDSVSDTTLQVGRLSVSTSDMTYKDMAGHCEALQAGKQEKMSHLMIAQASRENPFDFYGQDYIQANIKPPYNCVDTKSTPVEHTHVKHGSDSNLSNPFINVTPTPCATESKRHPNFFALPASSPYDNFLKAAGS
- the LOC107785681 gene encoding protein SEMI-ROLLED LEAF 2 isoform X3, with product MINKLCEYASKNPLRIPKITSVLEQRCYRELRNENIGSVKVVMCIYRKLLTSCKQQMPLFAGSFLSIIHILLDQTRHDEMRIVGCQALFDFIINQRDSTYMFNFEGLIPKICLLAQEMGEDERVLKLRCAGLQALSAMIWFMGEFCHMPAEFDSVAAAVLENCEGPKEKLDPNDDNQDKQNHGVQLASSGEHQMSSSPDELRRATSWRNIVTDRGLSVTGEDSRNPKFWSKVCLHNMAKLAKEATTVRRVLESLFRYFDNADLWSREHGVALVVLLDMQSIMENSGQNTHFLLSTLIKHLDHKNVLKNPNMQIEIVEVASSLSKATKAQPSLTIVGAFSDMMRHLRKSILCSVDDSELGEEVIQWNRKFYTAVDECLVQMSQKVGDAGPILDVMAVMLETISNVTVMVRNTMAAVYRTAQIIASLPNLSYKNKAFPEALFHQILLAMVSPDHETRLVAHRVFSVVLVPSSVCPRPTSVHPRSTKASGIQRTLSRTVSVFSSSAALFDKLKKEQSPSHDNVAGKEKTFNAKSMVKNQSMLKRLTSSYSRAYTVKRNSLPGTDEGKEIGNTEEEQDGIFLKLKIRQISLLLSSLWVQAISPANTPENYEAIAHTYSLVVLFSQTKKSSHEALIRSFQLAFSLRNISIGGKGSLPPSRRRSLFMLATSMIIFLSKAYNFIPVVACAKAALTDKTVDPFLQLVDDCKLQAGTGNTEHAVKVYGSKEDDDDALKSLSAIQLSSNQTTEYFASIIVESLRNSYKNKTAAIKDQLLKDFLPDDVCPLGAQLVSETSGQIYQFGSEDDKSLDEQVGDPTLPILEDGVPTENKNITNSHLSLQIPDLLTVTQFLDSVSDTTLQVGRLSVSTSDMTYKDMAGHCEALQAGKQEKMSHLMIAQASRENPFDFYGQDYIQANIKPPYNCVDTKSTPVEHTHVKHGSDSNLSNPFINVTPTPCATESKRHPNFFALPASSPYDNFLKAAGS